The Oryza sativa Japonica Group chromosome 11, ASM3414082v1 DNA window tactcatttgaattgggtatatactcaatttcaacaatggtgcccgggcaccatggagcaccaaacaaatttactatatatatatatatatatatatatatatatatatatatatatatatatatatatatatatatatatatatatatatatatatatatatatatatatatatatatatatatatatatatgacacacacacacacaatggAAATTAAGAGATATCCTTTAGAATCTCAGACACAAGTGGAAAAAATGAATTAAGAAGGTTTCTTGGAGGCTGGGTTGAATTAAGGCTCCTACTGTCCTCCACATACTACATCATGCATGAccgacacacacacatacatactccatccatctacttttgatagtcatatttctaaatctgaaaaatttatttttgataggcatatttcaatccaataacctatcatcttaattactttctcagatttaatgcatgactctccattctttcacacatgattggctacataggcattgagaaatgtaaatattaatgaatcgcttgtttacgaggaatgactagtagcatgtttaaatggatgataagtagaattatttatcattgatctgtgtgccaagatgaaatatgactatcaaaagtagatatggagggagtaatatataacACCCGATTGATGacccctaagagcaagtttaatagtatagccactttcaaatcatttatagccaatgcgatagccaatttatacaatagttgcttactatactattaatatatggtcccacctgtcatacacacattacgttttagagtctgtgctgcagctggctatagatctgtagcccgctgctcttctttctcttcctttacctctttaaaatatgtttatagctggcgtACCTGCTCTAATTAGTACTCCATTCCTGCGATAATTCTATCATCATTAAAAAATATCCATGATTAATGGAGGATTATTTCCGAGATTTTCCGCGTCAACTGCAAGACATATCAATATGTTTAATGCATTTCTTGTCGGCATGCATGTGAACTGCACGACAACAAAACTATACTTTCTCCAGTTCCATAATTATCAACGTTTAGACAATAACACGATCTCCAAAATACATATTTGactatgtttttctattatttatacacacaaaataactaaatgcatgtttaattttattatagtactttaTAAGATAAATCTGTATATGTTGTTTTAGTGCTTttaactaaatatttttgaatttaTTGATAGTCGaacttataaaagtttgaccttaaTCTTGTTCAAAATGTCAAGAATTTTAGAACTGGAGGAAGTATTAATTAGGACGTCATTACTAAAAATTATACTAATCTTGCGGTGCACAAATTAATGCTCATATAAAAGCAAGTTTTATAAAAGAGGTGGTTATCACTCGTCATCTCTAACTTTATCCATATAAGCTAAAAGATATAGTACATAAACGCATACAATATATCACCTCTAGTCATTCCTATACGATACTACCTCTATTTTCTAGCAAATTAACTCCGATGATTTCATTTTATTGATTTGTCCAATccacccttttttttcttgaagttTGTGCAAAGGTTATCCCTTGCTTGCATTAGAGTGAATGTGACTACTACCTGTTTTACAGTGAATGTGACTACTACCTCTGGCTAATTTCATCCATCTTTATCTGCTAGTAAATTAAGAGGTACGAGTAACATGTATAACAAGTTGTCTATAACATACAACCCCCAATAACTCTAACACTTTCACATTCTTATCGGAGTTTGTACAAAGGTTGCTTTTTGCAAGGGGGTGCTTTTTCTCTATCTCCTGCACCACCATTTAGTCTTATGTGTTAGGACTTATGTTATGCTCATAGTGCTTGCTATTACTCTCTTCTTTATTCTCTCCTTCACCACATCGTATAACATTATGTGGAATCTTGTGATAATTAGTATTTAGGGGATTATACTATTTTAAGTTACCTAGACTGTACATACTATATGCATAGATTTTtatataggatatatatatatatatatatatatatatatatatatatatatatatacactcctGCCGTCGAAATATAAAATGTATTTTGCTTGATTAGGTTAAGCTTTTGTCAAAAATTATTTTACTAATATATCATTTATGTGATATAAAAGCATAACTAAGTAATTTTGAATATGAAACTAATAACATTTTGTgtcacaaaaaaatatatgtagagAGTGAATGTTGGTCAAAGTATGATTTATATATGAGACAAAatacatactacctccgttttttaatagatgacgccgttgactttttctcacatgtttgaccattcgtcttatttaaaaaatttatgtaattataatttattttgttatgagttgttttatcactcatagtactttaagtgtgatctatatcttatacatttgcataaaatttttgaataagacgaatggtcaaacatgtgagaaaagttaacggcgtcatctattaaaaaacagagggagtattatattatatttcctTCATCAATCTTAATATAAACTAAAGCAACTAtaattatgtactccctccgtcctaaaatataagcatttttccGACTCTGAGACAGTCTCTGAGATATAACTCTAAAATATAAGCTTTTTCGATTCTGCGACGGTCTCCGAGATATAACTTTGACcaccaatatatatatgaataatatgttttaaataaaaagagttatatattatgatagtttttgTTTATtgataaatctaataacatcaattttaaatgattgatctttttaattttattttttttctattgataGTCAAAATTAATGATGTTTGACTCGTTACtatttaaaaatgcttatattttgggatatggGAGTAactattttgagacagaggtgGCACCTAACTACCCATTGATGTGACAGGCTGTGAGtgaatgttgttttttttatagctaccactaattaattaatggttTTTTGAAGTACGTTTATAGCACTACTCTTTGATTTCAATCTAACCTATTCAACCAAGATGGGCCTTCATATATCTTGCTCGTCTGATCGCTCTATTTATATATATCCTGACCACACACACAACTCCCGATCGAGAACCCTAAGCGACCAAGCAGCCGGGGCGCCAATTGATTTTGCTTAGATATATAGCTGCATCGCGATGATGATCAACGCATCAGGCGAGGGCGCGAAATAGCTAGAGATCGAGACGGAGATGGGTGAGCCCCACATCCTTATTCCGCTAAAGTAGCTAAGCTGTACATAAGTCCATTACATTATTTGAAATTAAACCGTGCATTACATCAATAATTCTTGAAAAAGGAATGGCAATGTTGTATTTTTGTATATTATCAGAAGGATTTCACTAAAGATGAAATTACAACTGGCCTCTACATCAACTAGGTATACACAAAGCCTAGACAAAACAAACTGATTCAAACATGAAGATATCATGTAGTTTTACACCAACACACTCAAATAGAATCAAAACAATAACATAAAGTCATAAATATCATCTCCGAAAACAACACTtataatatattgacgtgtaatCTTTTTCGCGTTCggaaaaaaaacacttttaAGGACTTGTAAGCACCACGTGGGACAAAGACTAATCAAACAAGCATCGTGTTAGCTGAAAGCCGGCCTAATACTACTAAGGGACATAATTTGTACTAATTGTGGATGTTGAGGGACAATGGTTTTACAATTGAGAGAGGCGGATTAATCTCTCCCCCTATTTGAGGGACGTAGAGTGAACCTTTTACCATTGATAACTATCCAGATGGGTGGGCCGAATTGGGCCGCAGTGATGGTGCCGGTGTACCGGGCACTCTATCGGtggcacggcacggcggcgtggaTGATGCCGGGGGACGTGAACGCGATGATCGGCTGGCTGTTTGGTGGGCCGCGGAATGCAGCGGCAGCAGGTGCCAGGCCGGTCGCCACCGGGGggggggaatttaactattcgCCACTTTTAGGTTTGCCAATTATCCAAATGCCCCTCTTAGGTTTGCACTTAATAATTTGCCACTGAAGAGAGgtaattttttaattatttgccacttttgcctACGTGGCGTGCCACCCGTGCGTGCCAGCGTGGAAAGGACCCCACCCGTCAGCCCTCTTCTCACCTTCTTCTCTACCTCCGGTCGCCGCCcacctcccgccagcccgcgccgtcgtcgaccgCCAGCCCACGCTCGCCTATCCCCCCGCCGGCCCCGCTCACCCCATGCCGTCGACagcgtccaccaccaccactccccCTCCTCGTCTCCCCCGGCTCCGATCCGGCGCTTTGCCGACCCACACGACGGTGGCCAGCGAGTTCGCCGAAGCCATGCTGAGCTCGCCGAAGGTCTTCTCCTCGACGACCACCTCTCGCCACGCcacgctccgccgcctcctctccacccCGGCCTTCTCCGCTGCCTGCCTCCTCTTCGGCCTCGCGGGCTTCCTCGCCGGCGCTCTCTCCATCTCTTGGTCGCCAGGGAGCACGCCGCGCGCCCGCTGCCCGAACTCCTCCCACATGCTCTCCGTCTCTGTCACGTGGGACGGCGTGGGGCCGGCGGCCGACGATGGCGCAGGGCTGGTGGGAGGTGGGCGACGACCGAAGGtagagaagaagatgaggagaGGGGCTGACGGGTGGGGTCCTTTCCACGCTGGCACGCCACGTaggcaaaagtggcaaatagttaagaaatTACCTCTCTCAAGTGGCAAATTATTAAGTACAAATCTAAGAGGGGCATTTGGATAATTGGCagatctaaaagtggcaaatagttaatttcCCCGCCACCGGGACACTATAGTCCTTGGAGAAATTGGCCCACAAACAGTTGGACGGTCTAAGTTTAAAGCCCAAGTACGTCACTTGTATGGCCTAAATAGTTTGCAATTATATATCCTTGCGATATTTTAgtttattataataaaaaaattaatttcttaAGAGACATTTTGATCACAATATGAAGAGATTTTATTTGGGGGCATCTAGGAATCGGGCGCCCGATTCCCAGGTGCAGTAGACTcgaatcctcctcctcccatgcGCCAATCAAAAATCAACTAAGTAAAGCCACTGCTATGCCCAGCCGGAACAAGATATTTCTACGTCAGAGGGACGTCCGTGCCGGATCGTCGTCCGTTTCACATCCGACGGTAGCATCATTTTCAGACCGTGCTCCTCCATCGACCATCGTCTCCGTCCAGTTGCAGACCAAGGGAAAAAACGAGGTTCCGCTCGTCCGCCCGCCATGGCCACGATGTCGGCGAGGCGCTTCTCCGTGGATGCCATGACCAGGCAGCAGAGGTTGACGGAGCTGAGTACGACGAGCAGCCAGTAGAAGCAGTCGAGCCTCCCGTCATCGAGGTTATCAACGAGCTAGCCGCCGTCAGCGCCATGGCCGGTGAAGGTGATCTTGTGCACGATGATGATGAGCAGCGTGCTGAAGAACAAGCTGATGGCGCACATGCTCAGGAACAGACTCGTGTTCATGGTCTTCATCCCTTTGGAGTTTGGATCCTCGCGGAGGAAGACGTTGAGGAGCATGTAGGTGAACCGTGAACGCTTCGCCAAAGCTGACAGGAGAAACTGCGGCATCAGCAGGAGCACGGCGCTGTGCGACGACGATGATGTCAGGCGGTGCCACAACGGCCAAGCGGGTGATGGAGAGAAAGAGGCCACAAACACGCTTGGAGCTGGGGCTTGCCAACGTCGTGGCTATGGCGGACGAGCGGAACACCAGCGGTGTTTTCCCCTCGCTTGGTCTGCAACTGGACGGAGACGACAGAGGTGCATGGGCTGGAAAACGATGCTACCGTCGGATGTAAAACGGACGACGATCCGGCACGGACGTCCCTCTGACGTAGAAATATTTGTACGTCCCTCTGACgtaaaaatagtttaaaacaaactttaaactatttttttcttaaattatttaCCAATTCACAATCCAATTTCACCACtaaatttgttgcaattaaatctttaaaacaagactaCACATGGCTATAattcaatgaaaaaaatatttagcttTATTAATGAATTGTTTTTAATGTTGCACCTATATCATTTAAATGTTTCATGTAGTATTCATATGATGTTTCACTTTTTAATTTGTAAATGTTGCACATGTTGTTCTAGGAATGTTTCAGCATGTACTTTATAATGTTTTAATAATTATAGTTCCACCAAGTAGTAAAATGACCAATGAAGTTGTTTACATAGTTTAAATAGTTTGAGGTGTCGATATAACTGGTTTTGTGGGATAGGAATCAGATCTGACATATATTTGAGGGAGACAAATTATACTCCTCCGGTTGATAAAGATCCAGATTGGTGGGgaattttttgtatttttagatttttttttttaatatttacagaaatattatagcgccgaaaaaatttgcaaaactagaccctgccgcccttcGCAAGGGCGGCAAGCCGACGTGGCACACGGCGCGCTGGACGGCGCGGGACGGCCGTCCTCCTGCCCCCTCCTGCCCTCTTGCCGCCCTGGCAAAGGGCGGCAGgacccccttgccgcccttacaGAAGGCGGCAGGCCTGGCCGCCTATAAAGCCCAGCCGGCTCCTTTGAGGAGCCCATTCCCTCCTAACCTCTccacatcaaaaaaaaaaaaaggagaaggggaggagaagaaaagaagaggcgAAGCCCTGCCAGTTTCAAACttcgatttcaggtaatattcgtAGATTATATACGTGACTAAATATATGATAAATGCATTGTATGAAATAGAGTTTTACCTGTGgtactatataaatatatattgttaGATGTAGCCATGTAGGTAACTTAGTAGATCTGTAGTATTTGTAGTTATTAGGTTTGTAGTTTTAAATGTTGTTGAGTAACATTGCAAtagaatatataaaaatttaggTACGTTGCAAAGAAGATATTACACTGTAGTCGTTTATTATGTAAAATAACGGCCTAGTAATTAACTTTGCAGATATGTCCAGTAAACTTATATTTCAACTATACCATGGTCAAGGAAACGTCCGTTatgggccaactggggtagatctgtcagaatTTATTGTAACAGCAAGGGGAATTGATAGGCCAGccgagaggagtgtaccttctataaaaaaatGGTTGATGCGGGGCTTgggagttgatccacagactaGTGACATTACAATCTATGTtgtagtaagtcgggcaacagagggtttttattgggaactaatgccggtTCAAAACTCTGGGATGTGGAGATGGTATGTGGAGAATGCATTGCAACGTGGGTGGCCTCTAGCTATGGTTCCGTATGTTCATCCGAAGGATCCAAGTGtacagatgaacatggatgatggcgaggggcCAAGTGCAGAAGTGAATGAGATTGAAGTGGATCAGGTCAACGCACCAGAGGAAGATGGAGTAGCTCCAGTAGTAGCTCCAGTAGGCATGCAACCTGGTGGAGTGGctgacgagggggagactgtggGTGCCATTGTGGACGAAATGGAAAAAGAGGATAGTGACAACGAGCGTGTCGAGGAAgatgattcgtcagatgatgacgAGAACAATATTAATCCAGCTGAATGGGCTAGTGATGATTTTTCTGGTTTGGTCATCTCTGAAGGGGAAaatgtgagatgggagtacaaggAAAACGAGATTATCGAGGGAGCGAGGTATGGTAATGGAGAAGacatgaaggaggcggtgaagcattatgcagtgtcacttcatagggagttttgggttgccaagtctaACCGGACACAATATGAAGTTAGGTGTGTTAATGAAAAAGATGGGTGTCCGTGGAGAGTGCACGcctataaggggaaatggaaggactACTGGACAGTGTCGGTCGTTACGAAACATACTTGTTATCTACCTGGTGTTCaaaaataccacaggaacattacatgtgcatttgttgcatctgagatgtatgcgcatgtcgtGGACAATCTGGCATATGAACCGAAGTCAATAATCCGACATATCGAACAGACTTTCAAGTATAcaattagctatgccaaggcgtggagggccaaacagaaaataatagagatgagatttggaacttatgAAGCCTcatatgacaatttgccacgtcTGCTATCTGTTATCCAACAAAGAAACCCTGGGACCTCTTGTGCACTCAAGacattcccctcaattgaacatcctggcaagactgtgctgcaaagagcgttcttagctctacatgcatgcaagatggcattcgtgcaCTGTCGTCCAGTTCTTTGTATTGATGGCACATTTTTGACCGGgaagtatcggggccagatactaacgGCAAttggggtagatgggaacaatcaggtattgccgttggcatttgcttttgtcgAGAGCGAGAAcaccgacagctggtactggttcctccATCTGGTTAAGACagaagttgttggtatgaggcccaATGTGTGTCTAATACATGACAGGCACGCCGGTATGCTTCGAGCGATAGAAGAGTTAAAGTTTGGGACTATGGAAAGAGGATACCCTGGCCAGTGGGAAGATGTACAAAgcaggtggtgcatgcgtcatatgggagctaatttcttcaagcaatttaAGAACAAGGAGTtgatgaacatgttcaagaggctatgcaatcagaaccaggagaaaaaattcaatgagctttggaagagattagatgagttgacaggcAAATGTAGTGACCAGCGTGCAACAAGACCAGCGGCCGCTGTACCTGACCCTCCTCAAGCACTCGGAGCTCTCCCAACAGACAGTGtaacattggttagaagaactgggGAGCAAATTCgaaaattttctcagtggattgagaatgagccaaaagagaaatgggctaAGActtatgacacaggtggtgctagatatggtataatgacaacaaatttggcggaagtttacaactgggtgatgcgcggtgtccgtggactcCCACTAGTTGgtatagtggagttcattttacatgggacatgcaagTATTTCAGGGAGCGGTTCCAAGCAGTTtttccctcta harbors:
- the LOC136354230 gene encoding uncharacterized protein; protein product: MDDGEGPSAEVNEIEVDQVNAPEEDGVAPVVAPVGMQPGGVADEGETVGAIVDEMEKEDSDNERVEEDDSSDDDENNINPAEWASDDFSGLVISEGENVRWEYKENEIIEGARYGNGEDMKEAVKHYAVSLHREFWVAKSNRTQYEVRNITCAFVASEMYAHVVDNLVLPLAFAFVESENTDSWYWFLHLVKTEVVGMRPNVCLIHDRHAGMLRAIEELKFGTMERGYPGQWEDVQSRWCMRHMGANFFKQFKNKELMNMFKRLCNQNQEKKFNELWKRLDELTGKCSDQRATRPAAAVPDPPQALGALPTDSVTLVRRTGEQIRKFSQWIENEPKEKWAKTYDTGGARYGIMTTNLAEVYNWVMRGVRGLPLVGIVEFILHGTCKYFRERFQAVFPSMPNNNILFGTFMEKKLAEWRAKAMKHRALVQGTQQHRFEVLCQDKAGRGIYRKRVKQECVLKDDGTCHCSCRKPTLLHRPCTHVISAASECGIQDAVYVSQYFSKQAIYHTWSGEIFGFGVAGEFTKINDLIIYIPDPTKLRDKAGRRKTRRIRNDMDESEAGRVKRCSKCDERGHTYKYCPKDKEKPSAAEAGLSGSAADGARPTGEGTTSRRPRPRRSRGTTGYVV